Genomic window (Cryptosporangium minutisporangium):
GCCCGGGTGCTCACCCACTGCTGGATGGACGCGTACCTGATCGGGCTGGTGCAGGAGGCTTCGCGCGCCGGGCGGCAGTACGAGTGGGTCGTCACCGAGACCCGCCCGTACCTGCAGGGCGCACGGCTCACCGCGCACACGCTCGCCGAGATGGGGCAGTCGCTGACGCTGGTCACCGACTCGACGGCGGCGTCGGTCCTGGCCGGTCAGTCGCGGCTGGGCCGACTCGACGCGCTGGTCACGGCCGCGGACCGGGTGACGATGGACGGGCACGTGATCAACAAGGTCGGGACGCTCGCCCACGCCGTGGCGGCCACCGCGTTCGACGTCCCGTTCTACGCGCTGGTGCTCGCCCCGGACCCCACCGCCGCCACCGCGTCCGACGTCGTGATCGAGGAGCGGGACGGCGCAGAGGTGCTGTCCACGCTGGGGGAGCGCACCGCGTCGCCGCTGGTCGAGCGCGGGTACTACCCGGCGTTCGACGTCACACCGCCCCGGTTCGTCCGGCGGATCGTCACCGACCGGGGCGTCTTCGAGCCGGCCCGGGTCGGCGAGTACCACGGCACCACCGAGAAGGAGCACCGTTCATGACCGCCCATCCACTCCCCACCTGGACCGCCCGGGTGGTCGTCCTCGACATCGAGGGCACCACCAGCGCCGCCGGCTTCGTGCAGGGCGACCTGTACGACTACGCCAGGCCGCGGCTCCGGCCGTGGATCGAGTCGCACGCGGACGACCCGGCGATCGCTGATGCGGTCGTGGCCATCCGCGCCGAGGGCGGGCTGGCCGAGACCGCCGACCTGGACGCCGTCCTCGCGGTGCTGCACGGCTGGATGGACAGCGACGTCAAGGCGACGCCGCTGAAGACGATCCAGGGCCAGATCTGGGCGGCCGGATTCGCCGCCGGGGAGTTGTCCTCGCACTTCTTCGACGACGTCGTCCCGCGGCTGCGGGAGTGGCACGGACGCGGAGTGCGGCTCGCGGTGTTCTCGTCCGGATCGGTGGCGAGCCAGGTCCCGTGGTTCCGGCACGCGGACGCCGGTGACCTGACGCCGATGATCGACGCGTACTTCGACACGGTCAGCGCCGGGAGCAAGCGGGAGGCCGGCTCGTACGAGAAGATCGCGTCCGCGCTCGGCGTCCCGGCAGGGGAGGCGCTGTTCCTCACCGACCTGCCCGCCGAGCTGGACGCCGCCCGTGCGGCCGGCTGGCAGGTGATCGGCGTCCGCCGGGAGGGCGAGCCGAACTACGCGGCCGACTTCGGCGACCACACGGTCGTCGACTCGTTCGCGGAGATCCACGTGGAGCCCGAGGCGGACGTGCGCGCCGAGGACGTCGCCGAGGACCGGGCATGACGGGCCCCGATTACCGCGTCGAGGCGCGCGGCGTCCTGGAAGCCGCCGGAAAGGCGCTGGCCGCGGAGTCGGCGCGGTTCGCCGGTATCGGGTGGATGCGTGGGACCTCCGGCAACCTCTCGATCGTGCTCAACCGGAACCCTCTGCGGCTCGCGGTCACCGTCAGCGGCCTCGACAAAGGTGAGCTGACCAGTGCGGACGTCGTCGTCGTGGACGAGTACGGCCGGGCGGTGGAGGAGCAACCCCGGCCCGACCTGATCCCGTCCGCCGAGGCCGAACTGCACGCGCGGGTCGCGTCGCTGTCGGGCGCGGGCGCGGTGGTGCACGTCCACGCGCTGCAGGCCGTGCTGGCCGGGCACTGGTGGCCGGACGGCATCGAGCTGCGCGACCTGGAGATGCTCAAGGGCATCGGGCGGCTCGCTCACGACGAGACCGTCGCGATCCCGGTGGTGCCGAACTCGCAGGACATGAAGGTGCTCGGGGACGACGTCGCGAAGGTCTTCGACCCCGGCGTGCCCGCGGTCGTCGTCGCTCGGCACGGCATGTACGCCTGGGGCCGGGACCTGCTCCAGGCCCGTCACCACACCGAGATCGTCGAGTTCCTGCTCCAGTTCAAGGTCGAGACCCGGTAGGCAGCAGCGCCGGGGTGGCCAGCAGGAGCAATCCGGCGACCCCGATCGCGGTGCGGGTGTCGCTGACGGAGGCGAGCAGTCCCCACAGGACGGTCGCCGCCGCGGTCAGCGCGTTCCGGGTGACCGACCAGGCCGAGAGCACCCGGGCGACGTAATCGGCGGCGGTGTGTTCCAGCCGGTACGCGGCGAGCACCGGGTTGAACACGCCGATGCTGGTGATCAGACCGAACTCGACGACCATGACGAAGACGAGCCCCGCCGTTCCCGGCCCGATGAACACCAGCGCGATCGGCCAGCACGCGCGGAGCGTGCCGGCGGTCAGCAGCACGGCCCGCTGCCCGTACCGGGCGACGAGCGGCCGGGCGAGCCGGGAGCCGATCAGCCCACCGAGGCACGGGACGCCGAACGCCAGCCCGTACTGCCAGGGCGCGAAGTCCAGCTCGGCGAGGAGTCGCACCGCCAGCAGCGGCGCGGTCGCCATGATCAGCGTGTTGACCAGCACTGTGTTGAGGAACAGCGGCCTGAGCCGAGGGTGGCCGAGCAGATAGCGCCAGCCCTCGGCGATCCCGGCGGCGCCGGGCGGGCCGGTGGCTGCGGTTCCCGATCGCGGATCGCGGCGATCCCGGTGGCGGAGAGCAGGTAGCTGACGCCGTTCAACACCACGGTGGTGAGCGGTCCGAACGCGCCGACCGACCAGCCTCCGAGCGGCGGGCCGAGCGCGGTCGCGGTCCACAGCGTCGACTCGAACCGGCTGCTGGCGGTGAGCAGGTCGGCGGGGCGGACGAGCGCTTTGAGGTAGGCGCCGCTCGCCGCCATGAACGCGATGTCCGACGCGGCTACCGCGATGGCCACGCCGACGAGGTGGCCGAACGTCAGGGCGTCGGTAGCGAACGCCAGTGGCAGCGACGCCAACGCCCCGAAGCGGACCAGGTCGGTGCCGATCATCACCGGACGCTTGCGCCGGAACTCGACCCACGGGCCGGACGGAAGCGCGATGAGCGCCCCCACGGCGGTTCCGGCGGCCGCGAGGAGCGAGATCTCCAGCGCGCTGCTGTCGAGCACGAGCAGTGCGATCAGCGGGAAGGCGTCCAGCGCGAGGTAGGTGCCTGCGGTGCTGGCCGCGTACGCCGTCCAGAGCAGGGTGAAGTTGCGTCCCATCGCCGGGGATGAGACAGCGGGTGGCGCAGCGGGAGCAAACAACCAGGCGTAGTCCGCGGTACAACCGCAGGTTGTACCGTGAGGTCCGTGCACCTGGACGCGGTACGGACGGTGGTGGCCGTCGCGGAGGCCGGCCAGTTCCGGGACGCCGCTCTCGACCTGGGCGTCACCCAGCAGGCGGTCTCCAAACGGATCGCCGCGGTCGAGACCGAACTCGGGGTACGGCTGTTCGTCCGGACTCCGCGCGGTGCGGAGTTGACGGCCGACGGGCAGGCATTCCTGCCGCACGCCCGGGAGGCGCTGGACGCGATGGCGCGCGCGATCGCGTCCGTGCGCACGGGCGGCCGGGCCCTGCGGATCGACGTCTTCGGTCGTCGGTTGGCCCCGGCGGACCTGCTGCAGGCGTTCCACCGCGCTCACCCGGACGTCGAGCTGGAGGTCGTGACGCTGCCGACCGCGGACAGGGCGGTCGAGGCCGTGCGGGCCGGTCGGGTCGACGCGGCGTTCCGAGCGGTGGCCGGTGCTCCGGACGGGCTGGTCGCCGTGCGGGTGTTGGACGAGCCACTGGAGCTGCTGACCGGACCGGACCACCCGCTCGCCGGCGCGGGCGAGCTGTCACCGACGGACTTGGCCGGCCACCGGATCTGGGTTCCCGGTCTCGTCGACGGAGCCGAGTGGACCGCGTACTACGCCGCGTTCGCCGCCGCGTTCGGGCTGACGATCGACGCGGACGGGCCGAACTTCGGCCGCGAGGACGCGCTCGACCGGGTGGGTGCGTCCGCCTCGCTGGCGACGATCGGCGGAGCGGGGCTGCGAGTGGACTGGAGCGCGCGTCCGACGTTGCGGCGGATCGTGTTGCGCCGCCCGACCCCGATCTACCCGTGGTCGCTGGTGTACCGGGCCGGCACCGTCCACCCCGGCCTCACCGCACTCCGAAAGCACCTCGGCTCTCCTCGGGTGCTCCCGGACTCGTGGACGCCGTGGCCGCCTTGACGTCGGCGAGGCGGCGGAAGACCTGGTGGGTGGGCGAACCCGGCTCGGCACAGTAGAAGATCAGCCGCTGACCGGTCTCCGGGATCTGGAGCACCTGGCACTCGAACTCCAGCTGCCCGAACAGCGGCGACACCACCGACTTGACGATCCGGCGCCGCTCCTCGACGTCGTGCGCCGCCCACATCTCCGCGAACCGGGCCGACGTGCCGAGCAGCTCAGTGACCAGCCCTTCGATACCCGGGTCGCCCGGGTACCGCGCGTAGGCGGCACGCAGGTCCGCGATCGTCGAGCGGGCGAACGCCTCCGCCGACTCCTCGTCCCAGTGCGGGTCGTCGTCCGGTCGGCGGAACATCCAGCGCACCATGTTCCGGTCGGCCTCCGGAACCAGCGAGAGGTCGCTGATGAAGTGGATCGCCAGGTCGTTCCACGCGAGCACGTCGTACTTCGCGTCGACCACGTAGGCGGGCACCTCGGACAGGCTCGCCAGCAGGTACCGAATAGCCGGGGTCAGCTCGCGCGCCGGGCGGATCACGGTCGGCGGGTTCTCGCCCGCGACCCGGAACAGGTAGTCGCGCTCGTCCCGGTTGAGCATCAGCGCGCGGGCGAGCGCGGAGAGCACCTGTCGGGACGGGTTCGGGCCGCGGCCCTGCTCCAGCCGGATGTAGTAGTCGATCGACATGCCGGCCAGCTGGGCGACCTCCTGCCGGCGCAGGCCCGGCGTGCGGCGTCGGATGCCATCGGGCAGGCCGACGCCGGCGGGCTTCAAGCGCGCCCGCCGGGCTCGCAGGAACGCGGCCACCTCGTCGCGCGAGTTCATTGCTCCAGCGTGCCGCAGGGGCCACGGCCGTGGGTGGTACCGCCGATACCAGGTTCTTCGGGTCTCTGTCGGCCGCGTCCGCCGCGGCGCAAGGTCGGGGCATGACACACATCGCTTTGATCACCGGCGCCAACAAGGGCATCGGCTACGAGACGGCCCGTCTGCTCGGTGAGCAGGGGATGACCGTGCTGCTCGGAGCCCGCGACGAAACACTGGGACAAAAGGCGGCCGAGACGCTGGGCGCGACCTTCGTCCAGCTCGACGTCACCGACGACGCGTCGATCCGGCGGGCGGCGGACTTCGTCGAGGCGGAGTACGGACGGCTCGACGTCCTGGTCAACAACGCCGGCATCATCGGCGACCTGGCCGAGGCCCGCGGGTTGCCGAGCGGCGTCACCCGGGAGGCGCTGCGCCAGGTCTTCGAGACGAACGTCTTCGGTGTGGTGGCGGTGACGAACGCGTTCCTCCCGCTGCTGCGCCGCGCGGACGCTGCCCGGATCGTGAACGTGTCCAGCGAAGTGGGGTCGGTCGCAACGGTCAGCGACCCGGAGAACCCGCTCTACCAGCTGGTCGGCATTCCGTACCCGGCGTCGAAGACGGCGCTGAACATGGTGACCGCGATGTACGCCAAGGAGCTGACGGACACCCCGATCAAGGTCAACGCGGCCAACCCCGGCTACTGCGCCACCGACCTCAACGGGCACGCCGGCTTCCGGACGCCCGAGCAGGGCGCGTCGGTGAGCGTCGCGCTGGCCACCCTGCCCGAGGACGGTCCGAGTGGTCAGCTGTGGGGTTCCCTGACGCTCGCCGGCGGGACCGACACGAACGGTGCGCTGCCCTGGTGAACCACGTTCTGCCCGCCCGATCCGCACTGCCCGCCTCGGAAACCGAGCTCCAGGCCGGAGCTCGCTGACTACTGTGGTGGAGGGGCGTCGGGACGGGGGCGCGGTCGTGGTCGAACGCAGCGTGTGGGTCAGCCACGCGGAGCACGATCACCCGTGGGCCGACGGGCTGGTCACCGCGCTGAACGCCACGGGTGTGCCCGTCGCCGGAACCACGTGGTGTGGTGGGCCGCTGCGCGCGTCTTTCACCGGTGTCGTTCTTCCGCTGCTGTCGCCCGACTACCTCAACAGCCCGGTCGCCGCCGCAGAGCTCACTCTCGCCGGGGACCTGGTCAGGAGCGGCTCGACGTGGCTCCAGCCCGTGCTGATACGTCGGGTTGTCGCTCCGCCGCTGCCCGACGGCTGCACGCCGATCGATCTGAGCAGCGTGCAACCGAGCGAGGTCGAGCAACGGCTGCGGAACGTCGTCGACCGGGTGCACGAGTTGCTGACCACGCCGCCGCAACCGCGGGCGACAGCGCGTCGTGGCGGCGTGGTCGGCCAGCTCCGGGCCACCCTGTTGGCGGCGCCCGAAGATCGGCCGCTCGCCGAGCAAGTCGCGCTGACTCTGCGGTCCGCCGGCCCGCTCGGAAGCCTCGCGTTGGTGCTCGTCGGGGACGATCGCGGAACACTGCGTGATCCGGGCCGAGTCCTGCTGATGTTGATCACCAGAGCTCTGATCAACTCCGGTGTGTTGGAGAGCCGACCGCTCCTCGCTGCGCTGCGGCGGCAACGCGGTGGCGCGCTCACCGTCCTGCCCGTCATCGGCGGCCCGGTCTCCTGGCACCAGTCGTCGATCCGTCACTTACCCCCGTTGCCACGTGGCGGGCGTCCGCTGACCAGTTGGGAGAGCCTCGACGAGGCGCTCCAGAGCGTCGCCCATGGAACTGCTCTGGCGTGCGCGGAGATCGAGCGTCGGTCGCGGGAAGCTCCACAGCCCGCCCCTCCCGAGGCCGTGCCTGATCGGCCCGTCCACCTGGTCGGCCAGGTGTTCCGGCGAAGTGGAACGCCGGAGCACACATTCGTCGAACCACCGGAGTTCCACCGGGTGACCTTGTCGCTCACCGAGCCAGGGCGAAGCGTCGTTTTCCAGGGCCCCTCCGGAATCGGCAAGACGACGCTGCTGGAACGGGCTACGGGTGCAGTCGGCTTCCACCTCGTCGACCTCGACGTCATCGCGGGCGAGGCGGTCGACGCAAGGCAGATACGGCGTATTCGCTCCGCCTCGACGCCAGTCGTGATCGACGATGCTCATCGCATCCCGGTGGAGGTGCGCGATCTCGTGGCAGCCGAGATCAAGGCCTGCGCCGACGCCGGGGGCCCTCGGAAATTAGTGCTGGTCGGCTCGTCCGGGGTTGCTACGTACTTGACGGCGAGCCGACCCGATTTGATCACTCGGCTCGACGTCTACTCCCTCGGGCGGGTCGACGACGAACGGATCCTCAGCCTGATCAGGCGAGGTGAGCAAGCACTCAACGTCTCGTTCACCCAGCGGGACGCGATCGTCCGTACCGCAGCCGGCAGCCTGCTGACCGCGCAGATGCTGTGCTGGGAGTTGGCAGCGTCCGCCGGAATCAGTGGCACGACCGCGATCCACACGTCGGTGAACACGGATATCGGGCTGGTCATCGAGCATGTGCTTCGCGTCTGCCAAGAGCGCTACGGGGCAGTCATCCGCGCGTTCGTCGCGCTGGACGGGCCGCGCAAGATCGGTTGCGCTCGACTGCTGGTGGCGTTGTCACAGACCGAGGACGGCGTGCTCCAGCTAACGGACTCGCCGTCGGCAAGGACAGTCCTCGACGCGGGTGACCGGTTCGCTCCCCACCTCTGGGTCGAGCGAGGTGCCGGACTTCTTCTTGCGGAAGACCCGCAACTGGTGTTCTACCTTCGCCGCCTGACGCTGGAGACGCTGGCGGCTATGGCTGGTAAGCGCGTCCCACAACCACGAGACCAAGTCCTGGTCTGGCACAGCGAGGCCGACGCCAGAATCTGGCGGGAACTCGCCGGCGAACTGGACGAAAACCTCGCGGTCGACGTCTGGAACGAGTCACGGATCGTGAGCGGCGATCGCTGGCGAAGTGAGTTCGCCGCCGCGCTCAGCAGGGCGACGGACGCGGTCGTGCTGGTGGGGCCGGGCTTGCTCGCGTGGCCCCAGGTGGAAGGTGGCGCGCTGCCGGGCCTACTGGCCGAGGCCGCTGACGACGGTTGTCACGTACGAGCCCTCGTGACTCGCCCTGGGCTCCCGGCGGACCATCCCTTCGTGCGCTACCTGCCGGTCGGTCCGCCGGTGAAGCCGCTGAGCATGCTCCGGCCGGCGATGCGTGGCGACGTGTGGCGACGGCTCGTCCGCGCGTTCGACTCAACCGGTCGGGCTGCGGCGACCGACGACCTAGCGCGCAGCGACGACCTACCATCGTGACGTGGGGAACGCGGATCTGACCCGCCGACACAGGAGCGCTCCGATCGATCGCGCGAGGTGGCGATGAAAGTCCAGCCACGACAGCAGCTGCTCGACATCTGGCACGGAGTCGCTCGGCACTCCTATGCGGATGGTGAGTGGCGATGGGGCTTTCGAGAGGGGCGGAACTCGGTCAGCGACGCCGAGCAGCTGCTCTGCCTGATGTATCCGGCAGCGGAGATCGCGTCGTTCAGTCTGGAACGGCCTGACCACACCTCCGACGACGTCCTCCATGCGCTGGCACGCCTCGGCAGTAGCGTCGAGATTCCCCGGACGCTGGTCTCGGCCCTGCTGGACTACATGCAGACTTACTCCCACGACGGAACACCGCTGTTTCCCGGGGGCAGCTACTTCGGGGCGGAAGATCCGGGCCGTGAGATCACCGAGGAGCAACGCGGTCTGGACGTGGTGGAGGCGTTTGCGAGCTCGATCCAGCTGTCGCTCGCCACGCTGGCGTTCGCGAAGGTGTTCCGGACCGTGATCACCCGGCGAGACCTTCTGGAGGCTGTGAACGACCTCGAGTCGCTGGCCGGGGCGCGGCTGAGCGCAGCCATGGTCGGTCTCCTGCGAAGCTTCAGCGTTCAGGTGTTCGAGTCCGGATCGCTGGCTGCCCAGTCGCTGGTCGGCATGCTCAACCAGGCGAACGAGCCGGAAGGACGCGTCACCGAGGCGCTGCGGGAATCGCTCGGTGAGGTTCGGGCCGGCCTACGAGATCTCTCGGTGGGGTCCGGTCACAGCGGGGTGGACCTCGACGATCCGACGCTTCTGTTCGAGTGCGGGTGGTCGTGGGGAATCGTCCGGGAGGCTCCTCGGATCGACACATCCGAACCGATCGGTTTTCAGCCGGAAGGGTTGGCGCCGAACACGCCCTACCTCTACTTCACGGTGAGCGCGCTGGAGAGCATCCGTGATCTCAGCTCGGAGCGCACTCGGTTGCTTGGTCTTCTCAACGAAGAGCAACAGCGGTTCGCCAACGCGCTCCAACTGCGGTGGGACCTCACCCAGCGGTACTGGGCGACGATAGCGACGTTCGGGGCGGGGCGATGGCCGATCGAAGACGTGCCGTGGCGCACCTCGGACGGTGAGGAGTCCGAGTACTTCACCCTGCTGGTCACGTCGATGGTCGCGCACAACTTCGAGCGGAGACGGGCGGGGGAGGCGGACCTCGCGCGAGTGACCCAGGTACTCGGCGAACTGGCCAGCCGCGGTCGGATCACCCGCCGAGCGCTCGCGGACGACACCGCGGTCATCCGGCTGCACGCGCCGGGGGTGGCGCTAGCCCTCCCGGGCAGCGAGAAGCTCGGGTCGTCACGGCTCACCTGGGTGGTGACTGACTATGCGGTGGTATTGCTGGGCCACCTGGCCCATCTCGCGCGCCAGTCCCGCAGCACTGAGCTGCGCGGTGAGATGCTGGAGTTGATCGACAGCACCTGGGAGCACCTGCATCAGCGCCGGATGACCAAGGCCGGTGGTGGGTCGCTCTGGGACGATCCGAGCGCGATCTTTCCAGGACTTCCGCCGCCGGTGAGCGAGAAGCCATCCTGGTACTACACCCAACGCGTCGTGAAGGCGCTGGTTCAACTGGCCCGCCTAGCCGCGAGCTCTCCGCTGCGAAGTGAGCGCTTGACCCAGTACGCGATGGACTTGTTGCTCGAGGCCGAGCACGCCTTCGACCAGGAGCTTCTGAACGGGTCGATGGAGGCCGGACCGTCGATGCAGTACAGCATGCGGCAAGTCCGCGCACGACTCCGCCGCGCGCGAAAGATCGTGCCGGAGCGTCCGGGCTCGGCGTCCGCGCTGGCCTTAGCGGTGCTGCGTGACCTGGATCTTCTCGTCGCAGCTCGGCAAGACGCAGGGATTGGGTAGTCGTGTTGGTGTTCGCAGCGTCCGACAAAGGAGGCACCGGCCGATCGGTGACCGGTTGCAACGTCGCTCTGCGGTGCGCGCTGGGCGGCGACGACGTCAGCTACGTCGATTTCGACTTCGGGTCGCCGACGTCGGGCGCGATCTTCGGGATCAACGAGGCGGCGCGCGGCGTGACCGGTGGACTGCACTCTTACCTGGTCGACCAGGTAGCTGAGCCGGCTCGGCTGGATGTCTGGTCGAGGTCCGACCGCGACGAAGTGCGCGACCGGCCGCGCGGGGCCGGTCAGCTCGTGCTGTTCCCGGGTGACGTCGGTGGCGGCGAGTTCCCGCGCACCGACGCCGTCGTCGAGCGGTGCGTGAACCTCTTCTTACGACTGGACGAGGAGTTCGACCTCAGCGTGGTGGACTTGAGCGCCGGACGGTCGTACGCGGTCGAGATCGTGCTGGCCGCGCTTCGCGCCCCGGCGCTGGCATCGGTTCCTTGGCGGTGGCTGATCTTCCACCGGTGGACCCGCCAGCACATCATCGCCGCCGCCGGCTTCCTCTACGGCCATCGGGGCCTTCTGGACAACGCCGAAGCCTGGGGACATGACCACCACCGGCTGCAGAACAACGTCCGGTTCGTGCGGACCGCCGTGGTCGATCCGGACTCGGAACAACTGGCGGGTCTGCGCCCGGCGCAGATCGCTTGGCTTCGAACGACGAACCGGGAACTGGCCGAATTGGCCGTCAGGCACCGGCTCGGGCGCAGCTCAACGCTCGGATCGGTACCGCACGAACCGGTTCTCCAGTGGCGGGAGCAGTTGCTCCTGGATGACGACGTCTGGGCTCGTCAGGTCGCCAACCAGGCCACCGTCGAGGCGTTCGAGGACCTCGCCAAGCGTCTCACCGACGATGCGAGCTGGGAGGGTCTGTGACGGCGTCTCTCACCCCGGCGAGCGCTCCCCGTCCAGTACCGCTCTCCCACCTCTCCGTCGAGTTGGCGCACGTCTCGCTGGAGGACTTCAAGGCCGACCAGACCGTATTGGTGTCGCACTTCCAGGCGGTGCGTCCTTGGGTGGAGGCTGCGATCCAAACCTACGCGCCGGTGCGGATACGGCCGCGGATCAGCACCTGCGTGCTCGTCGACGACTACTTCAACCGGTTCGACTCGCCCGCGGACGTGTTGCCGGCCGTGCTGGACGCCGCGAGAGCGGCCGGCCTGACCGTCGACTACCTGGCGCGCACGTCCGGCTGTGTACGAGCTGATGGCCTCGAGCTGGCGGCGCTGGTCCTGGATCGACTGGTTCCCGATCCGCCACCCGGTACCGACGGGTCACGGCCACCGATGACCGAATCGGGCTGGCTCAGCAACGGCCAGCGTTCGCCCGCCGACGTCGGTCAGGCGATGTCGGCTGCGCCGCAGTGGAGCCCGCCGGTGCAGAACTCGGCGCGGCGCGACTCGGTCTTCGTTGACCACTCGATCTTCGTCGACATCGAATTATGGGAGAGCGAGGGAGAGCGTCGGATCTGGTCGCGTTCGTTCCTCGCGGCAGTCTGGCAGCTTGTCCGTCTCGGGCTGCTGCGCTATGGCGATGAAGCGGTAATGGAGCCCCGCGCCTTCGACGGTGCCTGGCCCGACGACTGGGACGTCCTGCCGCCCCTGCTGCGCCTGGATCCACACGCCGCACCGTTCTGCGCTATTCGCACGTTCTCCGTGCGCGCGAATCGGTGGCTGGAAGTGGATCATGCCGTGCGTACGATCCTCGACCAGGTGTCGATCGATGAACGTGTTCTCGCGCTCGCCCTCGCTGGTAGCGCACGCCTCGCTGGCGAGGCGCTGTGGCTACCCGAGCGAATCGTCGACTGGGTCTCGTATGCCCATATCGGCTACGTCGATGGACCGGCGTGACATCCGGGCGCGCGGGGCGCCGCTCCTGATCGGCGAGGTCCGTACTGGTCTGTTGCAACACTCCACTCCGGTCTCGGCGGCCGACGCGACAACGCTGCTCGGGCTTCGCCGCGGGGAGGTGCCTCGGGTGCGAGCGGACACGGCGCCGAGCCGGATCGTCTCTGCACCGGGACTGATCGGCGTCGATTGTTGGATCACCTCCGGCCCGCAGACCAATCATCGGTTGGTGGGCACCGTGGTGGCGACCGCCACGCTCGTGGGAGGCCAGCTGTTACAGACGTCCTCGTCGGGCGCGATCACCGGAGGCCGCGGCCCACGGCGAGAAGTGTGGGCCCATTACCTGTTCCATCCCGGCCGGTTGGAGATCGTCGGCGGGGACCCGCACGGCTCGCAGCTCGCCGACGCGTTCGTGAACGCCGCCAATGGCGGACCCGACCTCGGTTCGATCGCCGACAACCTGATGAGTTCGGTGCAGCGCGCCTCGTTGCTCGATCGGCGGCCGTTCCTACGGGCGAGCCGAACGCAGCTGCGATGGGTGCTCGACCCGACGATCGACGCGTCGGAGAGCGTGGTCGCCTCCGCGCCCCGGCCGCACGCCGTCGCGCTGCAGGTGCGCTCCGAACGGGTGAGCGCAGCGGAGATCGCCGACCTGATGGAAGACCTCGCGATGCGGAACTGGCTTCTCGCTGCGGCTGAGGACCTGGCCGCTCGAGCGGCGACCGCCGACCGAACGGTCCGCACCCGAGAGCACCTACGTGCACTCTGGGGGCCGAGGGATCACCTCACGGACGCCGCCGGGGTGCTCTGGGCATCGGTTGACGAGCGTCTCGGGCTCACCCGGCGTTGGGTGCGGAGCACGGCGGCCAGCCGGCCGGTGCGCCCGACGAGGAAACTCCCGGTCCGGGAACCGTCGCCGAACGGGGGCGGCATCTTCATCAGTTACCACAGCGCGGACGCGGGCTACCTCGCTCGTCTGCTGGCCGTCCGGCTGCGGGAGACGATGCCGGGTCGCACGATCTTCCTCGACGTCAACGAGATTCCGCATGGTGCCGACGTCGAGCAAGCCATCGACACGGCGCTCGCCCGGACCAGCACCATGGTGGTGCTGGTCGGTCAGGCCTGGTCGGCGGGGCCTCTCGGCGAAGGACTCGGCTGGCTCACGACGAGTCTCGTGAGAGACGAGATCGCGGGTGCGTTCGCGCGAGGCATCAAGGTCGTGCCGGTGACGCTCGACGAGGCCAAGCTGCCGCGCCCCCACGAACTCCCGGAAGAGTTGGCCGCCTTCGGGCGCATCAACCCGATTCCGGTGCATTACCGGTCTCTGGATTCCGACCTATCCACTATCGTCGCCGCGATGGAGTGAAGTCCCGGCGAGGTTTTGCCCGTTCTGGGGTAGCGCATCGAGCTCGAGGAGCAGATCGCTGGCTAGCGCCGCTGCCGCCAC
Coding sequences:
- a CDS encoding SCO2521 family protein; the protein is MDRRDIRARGAPLLIGEVRTGLLQHSTPVSAADATTLLGLRRGEVPRVRADTAPSRIVSAPGLIGVDCWITSGPQTNHRLVGTVVATATLVGGQLLQTSSSGAITGGRGPRREVWAHYLFHPGRLEIVGGDPHGSQLADAFVNAANGGPDLGSIADNLMSSVQRASLLDRRPFLRASRTQLRWVLDPTIDASESVVASAPRPHAVALQVRSERVSAAEIADLMEDLAMRNWLLAAAEDLAARAATADRTVRTREHLRALWGPRDHLTDAAGVLWASVDERLGLTRRWVRSTAASRPVRPTRKLPVREPSPNGGGIFISYHSADAGYLARLLAVRLRETMPGRTIFLDVNEIPHGADVEQAIDTALARTSTMVVLVGQAWSAGPLGEGLGWLTTSLVRDEIAGAFARGIKVVPVTLDEAKLPRPHELPEELAAFGRINPIPVHYRSLDSDLSTIVAAME